From a region of the Mycobacterium intracellulare ATCC 13950 genome:
- a CDS encoding pyrimidine reductase family protein, with protein MDQSPRVSTVPSIVELAPFYADPPDGLRANMIFSADGAAAFEGRAGPLSCPTDQRLLRILRGLADVVLVGAGTARAENYGPVKLSDAARARRHHEGRFAPPPIAVVSRSGDLPPRLFSDPEQPPILVTCARTAARLDHDDRLRVLIAGEDTVDVALAVAMLREQGMHRILCEGGPTLLDELVEADAVTELCVTLAPRLAASQPVGYRVHPARLTAPVTMRLAHALVCDDYLFLKYSR; from the coding sequence GTGGACCAGTCTCCCCGGGTCAGCACCGTCCCCAGCATCGTCGAACTCGCGCCGTTCTATGCCGATCCCCCGGATGGCCTGCGCGCCAACATGATCTTCAGCGCCGACGGCGCCGCCGCGTTCGAGGGGCGAGCCGGTCCCCTGTCGTGTCCCACCGATCAGCGGCTGTTGCGGATCCTGCGCGGGCTGGCCGACGTCGTCCTGGTCGGGGCGGGCACCGCCCGCGCCGAAAACTATGGCCCGGTGAAGCTCAGCGACGCGGCGCGGGCCAGGCGGCACCACGAGGGGCGATTCGCGCCCCCGCCGATCGCGGTCGTCAGCCGCAGCGGCGACCTGCCCCCGCGGCTGTTCAGCGATCCCGAACAACCACCGATCCTGGTGACCTGCGCGCGAACCGCGGCGCGCCTCGACCACGACGACCGGCTGCGCGTCCTGATCGCCGGCGAGGACACCGTGGACGTGGCCCTGGCCGTCGCGATGCTGCGCGAGCAGGGCATGCACCGCATCCTGTGCGAGGGCGGGCCGACCCTGCTCGACGAGCTGGTCGAGGCCGACGCCGTCACCGAACTGTGCGTCACCCTCGCCCCCAGGCTCGCCGCGAGCCAGCCGGTGGGTTACCGCGTGCACCCGGCGCGGTTGACCGCGCCGGTCACGATGCGCCTGGCGCACGCGCTGGTCTGCGACGACTACCTGTTTCTGAAGTACAGCCGCTGA
- a CDS encoding serine/threonine protein kinase PknE, giving the protein MDDTTADTRAGSQFGPYLLRRLVGRGGMGDVYEAEDTVRERVVALKLMSPTLSNDPVFRSRMQREARTAGRLHEPHVVPIHDFGEIDGQLYVDMRLVDGKDLAGMLKRYGPLSPPRAVAIVRQIGSALDAAHAAGILHRDVKPENILVSADDFAYLVDFGIASATSDEKLTQIGTTVGTAKYMAPERFGDSQVTHRADIYALACVLYECLTGSPPYTGDQLSVIGAHVHQPIPRPSAARPSIPAGFDEVIARGMAKNPDDRYLTCGDLSSAAYAALAAPDQDRATDILARTQMATPPSAFAAQAPGGIAPAPPAATAWPTPAGAGQPFAPGGPVPQPTGWGGAGGWSNAGGPPPWAPPPQAGRRPWLWVGVAATVAVALVGALLAVVRPWESESPPEPPSPPPPPDAVALRVLDDGVYVGSSAARATIDIFNEPICPPCGTFIRSNGADIDAAVNNKKLAVRYHLLNFLDDRSHSRTYSTRAVAATYCVAAQNDAKLYSDFYSGLFASNFQPQEGGAEDRTDGEFAQLAKTVGAGAAVITCIKSGDDLGTAKTKAANGYSTLSGVNANSTPFVWDGVTSVNYQDPAWLTRLTG; this is encoded by the coding sequence ATGGATGACACGACCGCGGATACGCGGGCGGGTTCGCAGTTCGGGCCGTACCTGCTGCGGCGGCTGGTCGGTCGCGGCGGCATGGGCGACGTCTACGAGGCCGAGGACACGGTCCGCGAGCGCGTGGTGGCCCTGAAACTGATGTCGCCTACGCTGTCCAACGACCCGGTCTTCCGCTCGCGGATGCAGCGCGAGGCGCGCACCGCCGGGCGGCTGCACGAGCCACACGTCGTGCCCATCCACGATTTCGGCGAGATCGACGGCCAGCTCTATGTCGACATGCGCCTCGTCGACGGCAAAGACCTGGCCGGCATGCTGAAGCGGTACGGGCCATTGTCGCCGCCGCGGGCGGTGGCGATCGTCCGTCAGATCGGGTCGGCGCTCGACGCCGCCCACGCGGCCGGCATCCTGCACCGAGACGTCAAGCCGGAGAACATCCTGGTGAGCGCCGACGACTTCGCCTACCTCGTCGATTTCGGCATCGCCAGCGCGACGTCGGACGAAAAGCTGACGCAAATCGGCACCACCGTGGGCACCGCCAAATACATGGCCCCGGAACGGTTCGGCGACTCCCAGGTGACGCATCGCGCCGATATCTACGCGCTGGCCTGCGTGCTGTACGAGTGCTTGACCGGCTCCCCTCCCTACACGGGCGACCAGCTCAGCGTGATCGGCGCGCACGTGCACCAACCGATCCCACGGCCCAGCGCGGCGCGGCCCAGCATCCCGGCCGGCTTCGACGAGGTGATCGCCCGCGGCATGGCCAAGAACCCCGACGACCGCTACCTCACCTGTGGTGACCTGTCATCCGCCGCGTACGCGGCGCTGGCCGCACCCGACCAGGATCGGGCCACCGACATCCTGGCGCGCACCCAGATGGCAACGCCGCCTTCGGCATTCGCCGCCCAGGCACCCGGGGGCATCGCGCCGGCACCGCCCGCGGCGACGGCGTGGCCCACCCCTGCGGGCGCCGGCCAGCCATTTGCTCCCGGCGGGCCGGTGCCCCAACCGACCGGCTGGGGCGGTGCTGGGGGCTGGAGCAACGCCGGTGGCCCGCCGCCGTGGGCGCCACCGCCGCAAGCCGGCCGCAGGCCCTGGCTGTGGGTCGGCGTCGCCGCCACCGTCGCCGTGGCGCTCGTCGGGGCGCTGCTCGCCGTGGTCCGGCCGTGGGAATCTGAGTCCCCGCCGGAGCCGCCTTCGCCGCCGCCACCACCGGACGCCGTCGCGCTGCGGGTGCTCGATGACGGTGTGTACGTGGGCAGTTCGGCCGCACGGGCGACGATCGACATCTTCAACGAACCCATCTGCCCGCCGTGCGGCACCTTCATCCGATCGAACGGCGCCGACATCGACGCGGCGGTGAACAACAAGAAGCTCGCGGTGCGCTATCACCTGCTCAACTTCCTCGACGACCGCTCGCACAGCCGGACCTATTCGACCCGCGCGGTCGCGGCCACCTACTGCGTCGCCGCGCAGAACGACGCCAAGCTCTACAGCGACTTCTATTCGGGCTTGTTCGCCAGCAACTTTCAGCCGCAGGAGGGCGGCGCCGAAGACCGCACCGACGGCGAATTCGCGCAACTGGCCAAGACGGTCGGCGCCGGCGCCGCCGTGATCACCTGCATCAAGTCCGGCGACGACCTCGGCACGGCCAAGACGAAAGCGGCCAACGGCTATTCGACGCTGTCCGGCGTCAACGCCAACTCCACCCCCTTCGTGTGGGACGGCGTCACGTCCGTGAACTATCAGGATCCCGCCTGGCTGACCAGGCTCACCGGGTAG
- a CDS encoding MFS transporter, translated as MSASAQTNAITTQVPARLDRLPWSRFHWRVVVGLGGVWVLDGLEVTMVGNVSARLMEPGSGIALDPAQIGMAAAIYIAGACSGALFFGHLTDRFGRRNLFILTLAIYLVATVATAFAFAPWYFFLTRFFTGSGIGGEYAAINSAIDELIPARVRGRVDLVINGTYWLGSAAGAGGALILLNTANFPPDIGWRLAFGIGAILGIFVLLVRRNVPESPRWLFIHGREEEAEHIVGEIEQEVERETGEPLPEPQGKPLRIRQRKSISFREIAGVAFKLYPRRAVLGLALFIGQAFLYNGVTFNLGTLLSQFYAVPSGMVPVFFVLWALSNFAGPLVLGHLFDTVGRKPMITLTYIGSGLAVVVLALVFVTQAGGVWAFIGVLIVAFFLASAGASAAYLTVSEIFPMETRALAIAFFYAMGTAIGGITGPLLFGQLINSGHRSEVVWSFLIGAVVMAAAGLVELWLGVAAERRPLEELALPLTVEDAEEAERQGDSAPLPD; from the coding sequence GTGAGTGCGAGCGCGCAAACCAACGCCATCACGACGCAGGTACCCGCACGGCTGGACCGGCTGCCGTGGTCCCGGTTCCATTGGCGCGTCGTCGTCGGCCTGGGCGGAGTGTGGGTGCTCGACGGGCTCGAGGTCACCATGGTGGGCAACGTCTCGGCTCGGCTCATGGAACCGGGCAGCGGCATCGCGCTGGACCCCGCGCAGATCGGTATGGCGGCGGCGATCTACATCGCCGGGGCGTGTTCGGGGGCGCTGTTCTTCGGTCACCTCACGGACCGGTTCGGACGACGAAACCTGTTCATCCTCACCCTCGCGATCTATCTGGTCGCCACCGTGGCGACCGCGTTCGCGTTCGCCCCCTGGTATTTCTTCCTGACCCGCTTCTTCACCGGCTCCGGCATCGGCGGCGAATACGCCGCCATCAACTCGGCCATCGACGAGCTGATCCCGGCGCGGGTGCGCGGCCGGGTCGACCTGGTGATCAACGGAACCTATTGGCTGGGTTCGGCCGCCGGCGCCGGCGGCGCGCTGATCCTGTTGAACACCGCCAACTTTCCGCCCGACATCGGGTGGCGGCTCGCCTTCGGCATCGGCGCGATCCTGGGCATCTTCGTGCTGCTGGTGCGGCGCAACGTCCCGGAGAGCCCGCGCTGGCTGTTCATTCACGGACGCGAGGAGGAGGCCGAGCACATCGTCGGCGAGATCGAGCAGGAGGTCGAGCGGGAGACGGGCGAGCCCCTGCCCGAGCCGCAGGGCAAGCCGCTGCGGATCCGCCAGCGCAAGTCGATCTCGTTCCGGGAGATCGCCGGCGTGGCCTTCAAGCTCTACCCGCGGCGCGCGGTGCTCGGGCTGGCGCTGTTCATCGGGCAGGCGTTCCTCTACAACGGCGTCACGTTCAACCTCGGCACGCTGCTCAGCCAGTTCTACGCCGTGCCGTCGGGCATGGTGCCGGTCTTCTTCGTGCTGTGGGCCCTGAGCAACTTCGCCGGCCCGCTGGTGCTCGGGCATCTGTTCGACACCGTCGGCCGCAAACCGATGATCACGCTGACCTACATCGGCTCGGGTCTCGCGGTGGTGGTGCTGGCGCTGGTGTTCGTCACCCAGGCCGGCGGCGTCTGGGCCTTCATCGGCGTGCTCATCGTGGCGTTCTTTTTGGCGTCGGCGGGTGCCAGCGCGGCGTACCTGACCGTCAGCGAGATCTTCCCGATGGAGACGCGGGCGCTGGCGATCGCATTCTTCTACGCGATGGGGACGGCGATCGGCGGCATCACCGGCCCGCTGCTGTTCGGTCAGCTGATCAACTCGGGCCACCGCAGCGAGGTCGTCTGGTCGTTTTTGATCGGCGCGGTGGTGATGGCCGCGGCCGGGCTGGTCGAACTGTGGCTGGGGGTCGCCGCCGAGCGGCGCCCGCTGGAAGAGCTGGCGTTGCCGCTGACCGTGGAAGACGCCGAAGAGGCCGAACGCCAAGGGGATTCGGCGCCGCTCCCGGACTGA
- the ngg gene encoding N-acetylglutaminylglutamine synthetase yields MTVVDPSGDHTEAITLGLHDASPPELVDAMAKDVELELGWGRLIFGQTFADSQQLVEALRREGPGRRDICIYARESHVVVAEAPTELFIDPSHTYRLRFTGKKKASPPPPLGVTVRTLNDPIDADAMNRVYVRCGMVPAGVDVIWDNHRHVPAVKYLLAVRDEDGAVVGTVTGVDHELLFNDPEEGSSLWTLAVDPAAGLPGVGAALTRALAEHFRDAGRAYMDLSVAHDNAAAIGLYEKLGFRRVPVLAIKRKNAINEPLFSPPPETVDDLNPYARIIADEALRRGIWVEVLDAETGEMRLTHGGRSVITRESLSEYTSAVAMCRCDDKRLTRRLVSEAGITVPRARLATFDESDFAFLKEVGEVVVKPTRGEQGKGITVGVVPDNGPDDLSAALARARKQYPDVLIEQRVAGDDLRLVVIDGRVVAAALRMPPEIIGTGEHSVRDLIAAESRRRSAATGGESRIPLDDLTESTVAEAGWALDDVLPQGTRLRVRRTANLHQGGTIHDVTAQVNSELCRVAVTAAEAIGIPVTGIDLLVPDVTGADYAFIEANERPGLANHEPQPTAAAFIDFLFPGHPGQPQAWTPEESRSDRG; encoded by the coding sequence ATGACCGTGGTCGATCCGTCCGGCGACCACACCGAGGCGATCACGCTCGGTCTGCACGACGCTTCGCCGCCGGAGCTGGTCGATGCGATGGCGAAAGACGTCGAGCTCGAATTGGGTTGGGGCCGACTGATTTTCGGGCAGACCTTCGCCGACTCCCAGCAACTGGTCGAGGCGCTGCGCCGCGAGGGTCCCGGCCGGCGCGACATCTGCATCTACGCCCGCGAATCCCACGTCGTGGTCGCCGAGGCGCCCACCGAGCTGTTCATCGACCCCAGCCACACCTACCGGCTGCGCTTCACGGGCAAGAAGAAGGCCTCGCCGCCGCCGCCGCTGGGCGTGACGGTGCGCACGCTCAACGATCCGATCGACGCCGACGCCATGAACCGCGTGTACGTGCGCTGCGGGATGGTCCCCGCCGGGGTCGACGTGATCTGGGACAACCATCGGCATGTGCCGGCGGTGAAGTATCTGCTCGCGGTGCGCGACGAGGACGGCGCCGTGGTCGGCACCGTCACCGGCGTCGACCACGAGTTGCTGTTCAACGACCCGGAGGAGGGGTCGAGCCTGTGGACGCTGGCCGTCGATCCGGCCGCCGGGCTCCCGGGGGTCGGCGCGGCCCTCACCCGGGCGCTGGCCGAGCACTTCCGCGACGCGGGCCGCGCCTACATGGATCTGTCGGTGGCCCACGACAACGCCGCCGCCATCGGCCTCTACGAGAAGCTGGGTTTCCGCCGCGTCCCGGTGCTGGCGATCAAGCGCAAGAACGCGATCAACGAGCCGCTGTTCAGCCCGCCGCCCGAGACGGTCGACGACCTCAACCCCTACGCCCGGATCATCGCCGACGAGGCGCTGCGCCGCGGGATTTGGGTCGAGGTGCTCGACGCCGAGACCGGCGAGATGCGGCTCACCCACGGCGGGCGCAGCGTCATCACCCGCGAGTCGCTGTCCGAATACACCTCGGCGGTGGCCATGTGCCGCTGCGACGACAAGCGGTTGACCCGGCGCCTGGTCTCCGAGGCCGGCATCACCGTGCCGCGCGCGCGGCTGGCCACCTTCGACGAGAGCGACTTCGCCTTCCTCAAGGAGGTGGGCGAGGTCGTCGTCAAACCGACGCGGGGCGAGCAGGGCAAGGGCATCACGGTCGGGGTCGTTCCCGACAACGGGCCCGACGACCTGTCCGCCGCCCTCGCGCGCGCCCGCAAGCAATACCCGGACGTGCTCATCGAGCAGCGGGTGGCCGGCGACGACCTTCGCCTCGTCGTGATCGACGGCCGCGTCGTCGCCGCCGCCCTGCGCATGCCCCCGGAGATCATCGGCACGGGGGAGCACAGCGTGCGGGACCTGATCGCGGCCGAAAGCCGGCGGCGGTCGGCGGCCACCGGCGGCGAGTCCCGCATCCCGCTGGACGACCTCACGGAATCGACCGTCGCCGAGGCCGGTTGGGCGCTCGACGATGTGCTGCCCCAAGGCACCCGGCTCCGGGTGCGTCGCACGGCGAACCTGCATCAGGGCGGCACCATCCACGACGTCACCGCGCAGGTGAACAGCGAGCTGTGCCGGGTCGCGGTGACCGCGGCCGAGGCGATCGGCATCCCGGTGACCGGCATCGACCTGCTGGTGCCCGACGTCACGGGCGCCGACTACGCGTTCATCGAAGCCAACGAGCGACCGGGGCTGGCCAACCACGAACCTCAGCCCACGGCGGCGGCTTTCATCGATTTCCTCTTCCCCGGCCACCCCGGGCAGCCGCAGGCCTGGACGCCCGAGGAGTCCCGCTCCGATCGCGGCTGA
- a CDS encoding N-acetylglutaminylglutamine amidotransferase, which produces MCGVTGEVRLDGRAPEVAAVSAMAAVLTPRGPDSGGAWSQGRVALGHRRLKIIDLTEAGSQPMVDSELGLSIAWNGCIYNYKELRSELSGYGYRFFSHSDTEVLIKAYHRWGDDFVSHLFGMFAFAIVERDSGRVLLGRDRLGIKPLYLTEDSHRVRFASTLPALLAGGGVDTRIDPVALHHYMTFHSVVPAPATILRGVRKVPPASLVAIEPDGRRTVTTYWAPDFTRHADRADWSERDWEDAVLSTLRLAVKRRLVADVPVGCLLSGGVDSSLIVGLLAEAGQHGLSTFSIGFESAGGVKGDEFQYSDIVAKRFETDHHQIRIETERMLPALDGAIGAMSEPMVSHDCVAFYLLSQEVARHVKVVQSGQGADEVFAGYHWYPPMGSPAAASLQGAVAEYRGAFFDRDSAELAGLLGPGIMAPGDPSGRFVTEHFAQAGAETGVDRALRLDTTVMLIDDPVKRVDNMTMAWGLEGRVPFLDHELVELAATCPPELKIAHEGKGVLKQAARRVIPSEVIDRPKGYFPVPALTHLEGPYLDMVRDALYAPVAKERGLFRAEAVDTLLENPNGKLTPLRGNELWQIALLELWLQRHGITGPVA; this is translated from the coding sequence GTGTGCGGAGTCACCGGGGAGGTACGACTCGACGGGCGGGCGCCCGAGGTAGCGGCGGTCTCAGCGATGGCCGCCGTGCTGACGCCGAGGGGCCCGGACAGTGGCGGCGCCTGGTCGCAGGGCCGGGTTGCCCTCGGCCATCGTCGCCTCAAGATCATCGACCTGACCGAGGCCGGCTCGCAGCCGATGGTCGACTCCGAACTGGGCCTGTCGATCGCCTGGAACGGCTGCATCTACAACTACAAGGAACTGCGCAGCGAACTCAGCGGGTACGGCTACCGCTTCTTCTCGCACAGCGACACCGAGGTTCTGATCAAGGCCTACCACCGGTGGGGCGACGACTTCGTCAGCCACCTGTTCGGCATGTTCGCCTTCGCCATAGTCGAGCGCGACAGCGGGCGGGTGCTGCTCGGGCGCGACCGGCTCGGCATCAAACCCTTGTACCTGACCGAGGACAGCCACCGGGTCCGCTTCGCCTCGACCCTGCCGGCCCTGCTGGCCGGCGGCGGCGTGGACACCCGCATCGACCCGGTCGCGCTGCACCACTACATGACCTTCCACTCGGTGGTGCCCGCCCCGGCCACCATCCTGCGCGGGGTGCGCAAGGTGCCGCCCGCCTCGCTCGTCGCGATCGAGCCCGACGGCAGGCGCACCGTCACCACGTACTGGGCGCCCGACTTCACCCGGCACGCCGACCGCGCGGACTGGTCGGAGCGCGACTGGGAAGACGCCGTGCTGTCCACGCTGCGCCTGGCGGTGAAGCGCCGCCTGGTGGCCGACGTGCCGGTCGGCTGCCTGCTGTCCGGCGGTGTCGACTCCAGCCTGATCGTGGGCCTGCTCGCCGAGGCCGGCCAGCACGGGCTGTCCACCTTCTCGATCGGCTTCGAGTCGGCCGGCGGCGTCAAGGGCGACGAGTTCCAGTACTCCGACATCGTGGCCAAGCGCTTCGAGACCGACCACCACCAGATCCGCATCGAGACCGAACGGATGCTGCCCGCCCTCGACGGGGCCATCGGCGCGATGAGCGAGCCGATGGTCAGCCACGACTGCGTCGCCTTCTATCTGCTCAGTCAGGAAGTGGCGCGCCACGTGAAGGTCGTGCAGTCCGGCCAGGGCGCCGACGAGGTGTTCGCCGGCTATCACTGGTACCCGCCGATGGGCTCACCGGCCGCCGCGTCGCTGCAGGGTGCGGTCGCCGAGTACCGCGGTGCCTTCTTCGACCGTGATTCGGCCGAGCTGGCCGGCCTGCTGGGCCCGGGCATCATGGCGCCCGGCGACCCCAGTGGCCGCTTTGTCACCGAGCACTTCGCGCAGGCCGGCGCCGAGACGGGCGTCGACCGCGCGTTGCGGCTCGACACCACCGTGATGCTCATCGACGACCCGGTGAAGCGGGTCGACAACATGACGATGGCGTGGGGGCTGGAGGGCCGGGTTCCGTTCCTCGACCACGAGCTGGTGGAACTGGCCGCCACCTGCCCGCCGGAGTTGAAGATCGCGCACGAGGGCAAGGGCGTCCTCAAACAGGCTGCGCGGCGGGTGATTCCATCGGAGGTCATCGACCGGCCCAAGGGCTATTTCCCGGTTCCGGCGCTGACCCATCTCGAGGGGCCCTACCTCGACATGGTCCGCGACGCCCTCTACGCGCCGGTTGCCAAGGAGCGCGGCCTGTTCCGTGCGGAAGCGGTCGACACCCTGCTGGAGAATCCCAACGGCAAGCTGACCCCGCTGCGCGGCAACGAGCTGTGGCAGATCGCCCTGCTCGAGCTGTGGTTGCAACGTCACGGCATCACGGGGCCGGTTGCATGA